The Paenibacillus uliginis N3/975 genome has a window encoding:
- a CDS encoding XkdQ/YqbQ family protein: MIEIMLDRKNGSVWDLGQVVTDITWKTSRQAKPASLDITFVNDGLAQSKKFDVANGDIVRFRKDNKDLFYGYVFSKEWGADAQVKLMAYDQVRYLSSNETYRFENVKVEDIIRKIAKDYNLKTGELTDTKHTIPSMLQDNKKLIDTISKGLDATLIATGQYYMFYDQFGELTLKNINEMLLMLAIGEDSLMTDFSYKKSIDNETYNRIKVVRDNKETGKRDVYLYQHGQNIAQWGLLSLYEVADENMNPAQLKELAKNLLELKNREEQTLSVEAIGDLRVRAGNTIYVNLPGEGLKPYLIDECTHKFSNGTHTMSLNMKVV; encoded by the coding sequence GTGATCGAGATTATGCTGGATCGAAAAAATGGAAGCGTGTGGGATCTGGGACAAGTTGTCACGGATATTACATGGAAGACAAGTCGTCAGGCGAAGCCGGCGAGCTTGGATATAACATTTGTAAATGATGGACTGGCACAGAGTAAGAAGTTTGATGTGGCAAACGGCGATATCGTGCGTTTTCGGAAGGACAACAAGGATTTGTTCTATGGATACGTCTTCTCAAAAGAATGGGGAGCCGATGCCCAAGTGAAGCTGATGGCTTATGATCAAGTTCGATACCTATCAAGCAATGAAACGTACCGTTTCGAGAATGTTAAGGTGGAGGACATCATTCGCAAAATTGCCAAGGATTACAATCTGAAAACGGGGGAGCTGACGGATACCAAGCATACGATACCCTCCATGCTGCAAGACAATAAAAAGTTGATTGATACGATTTCCAAAGGGCTCGATGCTACGCTGATCGCCACTGGACAGTATTACATGTTTTACGATCAGTTCGGAGAGCTGACGCTAAAAAACATCAATGAAATGCTGCTTATGCTGGCCATCGGAGAAGACAGCCTGATGACGGATTTTTCGTACAAAAAGAGTATCGACAATGAGACGTACAACCGGATCAAGGTCGTTCGGGACAACAAGGAGACCGGAAAGCGGGATGTGTACCTTTATCAGCATGGGCAGAATATCGCTCAATGGGGGCTTCTTTCTCTGTATGAAGTGGCAGACGAAAACATGAACCCTGCACAGTTGAAAGAACTTGCTAAAAACTTGTTGGAGCTGAAAAACAGGGAGGAACAGACACTGTCGGTTGAGGCTATTGGAGACTTGCGAGTCCGTGCCGGAAATACGATTTACGTAAATCTTCCCGGTGAAGGTTTAAAACCGTATCTGATTGACGAGTGCACGCATAAGTTTTCCAATGGCACCCATACGATGTCGCTGAATATGAAGGTGGTGTAA
- a CDS encoding DUF2577 domain-containing protein: MLDIIKKASLSAVGSTNPMAVLYGIVTSQNPLEVNVDQRFSLTEDFLVVGESMTEYKLNIGGEEYVIREGLKTGDTVLLVRYQGGQTYLVLDRLVKPS; encoded by the coding sequence ATGCTGGATATTATTAAAAAAGCGAGCCTGAGCGCCGTAGGTAGCACGAATCCAATGGCGGTGCTCTATGGCATCGTAACTTCTCAAAATCCTCTTGAGGTGAACGTGGACCAGCGTTTCAGCCTGACGGAGGATTTTTTAGTTGTTGGGGAATCCATGACGGAGTACAAGCTGAACATCGGCGGTGAAGAATATGTGATCCGTGAGGGTCTGAAAACAGGTGATACAGTACTGTTGGTTCGTTATCAGGGCGGGCAGACGTATCTTGTGCTGGATCGGCTGGTGAAGCCGTCATGA
- a CDS encoding DUF2634 domain-containing protein, translating into MIPQGGTLLPESEISEYVDQPSLTYRLNLEEGTISGQVDGLLAIKQAVAKMLQTRRFEHLIYSSDYGQELDAVIGRDPLWAYAEIERHIKEALLQDDRILSVEDMNITFAGEQAMAEFTVRSVYGAFDMKKEMTKDG; encoded by the coding sequence ATGATTCCGCAGGGAGGAACGCTTTTGCCGGAAAGTGAGATTTCAGAATACGTAGATCAGCCTAGTCTGACGTATCGATTGAACCTGGAAGAAGGAACGATATCAGGACAAGTTGATGGGCTTTTGGCGATCAAACAGGCGGTAGCCAAAATGCTTCAGACCCGTCGTTTTGAACATTTAATCTACAGCAGTGACTATGGGCAAGAGTTGGATGCTGTCATTGGGCGTGATCCGCTATGGGCATATGCCGAAATTGAACGTCACATTAAGGAAGCGCTGCTGCAAGATGACCGGATTTTGTCGGTAGAGGATATGAATATTACATTTGCGGGTGAGCAGGCAATGGCTGAGTTTACAGTCCGCAGTGTGTATGGAGCTTTTGATATGAAGAAGGAGATGACGAAGGATGGTTGA
- a CDS encoding baseplate J/gp47 family protein, translating into MVEEQTYETILERMLDRIPDQIDKREGSIIYDALAPSAAELAQMYVELENSMNLKFAATASGEYLDRSIAWSGIIRKQATKAQLLGLFSGQNAVPMDVPLGSRFSLDPFNYKVIKRVETGQYVLECESTGKEGNRRFGTLLPLDYINGLVKAELSELWVPGEDTESDEALYDRYREKISRPVTSANRNQYELWARENSGVGKAKAFPLWNGPGTVKVVLLNNDMRSPTVSVVEAVQKYVDPTQDGMGEGAAPVGSVVTIVGATEVPINIDVKVTLLEGAGMDGIQEQLEDAVRKYLKDLAMVDPLVRYNRIANVVLDMPQVIDYEMLTINGGVESILIEPEAVAVLGTVTVT; encoded by the coding sequence ATGGTTGAGGAGCAGACCTATGAGACGATTTTGGAGCGGATGCTGGATCGCATTCCGGATCAGATCGACAAGAGAGAGGGGAGCATTATTTATGATGCGTTAGCCCCGTCCGCTGCCGAATTAGCACAAATGTATGTGGAGCTGGAAAACTCCATGAATCTGAAGTTTGCTGCAACCGCGTCGGGAGAATATTTGGACCGCAGTATTGCCTGGTCTGGAATTATCCGAAAGCAGGCCACCAAGGCACAATTGCTCGGGCTGTTTTCCGGACAGAATGCTGTCCCGATGGATGTACCACTTGGCAGTCGGTTTTCACTGGATCCTTTTAACTACAAAGTGATTAAGAGGGTCGAGACCGGACAGTATGTTCTGGAGTGTGAGAGCACAGGAAAGGAAGGCAACCGTCGTTTTGGCACTCTTCTGCCGCTAGATTACATTAATGGACTTGTGAAAGCCGAGCTTTCGGAATTGTGGGTACCTGGTGAAGATACCGAGTCGGATGAAGCTTTATATGATCGTTATCGTGAAAAGATTTCCCGTCCCGTAACGAGCGCTAACCGGAACCAGTACGAGCTGTGGGCAAGGGAGAATTCAGGGGTGGGAAAGGCGAAGGCTTTTCCGCTGTGGAATGGACCAGGCACAGTTAAGGTTGTTTTGCTGAACAATGATATGAGGTCGCCCACGGTATCGGTTGTGGAGGCAGTTCAGAAGTATGTAGATCCGACTCAAGATGGGATGGGTGAGGGAGCTGCCCCGGTCGGTTCCGTTGTCACCATAGTAGGAGCTACAGAAGTTCCAATTAATATTGACGTCAAGGTGACCCTGCTAGAAGGAGCAGGCATGGACGGTATTCAAGAACAACTTGAGGACGCGGTACGGAAGTATCTGAAGGACTTAGCTATGGTAGACCCGTTGGTACGGTATAACCGGATTGCCAATGTGGTGCTGGATATGCCACAGGTAATTGACTATGAAATGCTGACTATAAATGGTGGCGTAGAGAGTATCCTGATTGAGCCGGAGGCCGTAGCTGTGTTAGGGACGGTGACCGTGACATGA